The following are encoded in a window of Sorex araneus isolate mSorAra2 chromosome 11, mSorAra2.pri, whole genome shotgun sequence genomic DNA:
- the LOC129399370 gene encoding calcium homeostasis modulator protein 2-like, with amino-acid sequence MANPITHFLSRIFRSKDLVTLNGLVALGTTGGQELFSLLAFQCPCSPVRNFWYGLMATLGPALLLFFISIILNNQTRNLVDGCRCFRTKKCPGILYSILGRAAVAPLTWLVISLLRGDAYVCAFSEFVDPSSLTAENESFPLSHATQILARFPCGESPDNLSGFREEVSRRLKFESQLLGWLLICTVAVVVFLIKCLKACCSMLGYHQEDYRARYLANEEQLLRRTAEAHSLALAANNVKQFFGFVALDEREKELMAKFPKQGTQLILPWEKITGSSQYQEMQGIPLYSLLHKWANRQFLIDKDFNMTLLPHPQPQLSDSPTSDH; translated from the exons ATGGCTAACCCCATCACCCACTTCCTTTCGCGCATTTTCAGGAGCAAGGATTTGGTGACATTAAATGGGCTGGTGGCCCTGGGCACCACGGGGGGCCAGGAGCTCTTCTCCTTGTTGGCCTTCCAGTGCCCGTGCTCACCAGTTCGGAACTTCTGGTATGGGTTAATGGCCACCTTGGGGCCCGCCTTGTTGCTCTTCTTCATCAGCATCATCCTCAACAACCAAACCAGGAACCTGGTGGACGGGTGCCGGTGCTTCAGGACCAAGAAATGCCCAGGCATCCTATATTCGATCCTGGGCCGCGCAGCCGTGGCCCCCCTCACCTGGTTGGTCATCTCCCTGCTGCGCGGGGACGCCTACGTCTGTGCATTCAGCGAGTTTGTGGACCCGTCCTCGCTCACGGCTGAGAACGagagcttccctctctcccacgccACACAGATCCTGGCCAGGTTCCCTTGCGGGGAGAGCCCTGACAACCTGTCCGGCTTCCGGGAGGAGGTGAGCCGCAGGCTCAAGTTTGAGTCTCAG CTATTAGGGTGGCTGCTCATCTGCACAGTGGCCGTGGTTGTGTTCCTGATCAAGTGCCTCAAGGCCTGCTGCTCGATGCTCGGCTACCACCAGGAGGACTACAGGGCCCGCTACCTCGCCAACGAGGAGCAGCTCTTGCGACGCACGGCCGAGGCCCACTCGCTCGCACTGGCGGCCAACAATGTGAAGCAGTTCTTCGGCTTCGTGGCGTTGGACGAGAGGGAAAAGGAGCTGATGGCCAAGTTTCCAAAGCAAGGCACACAGTTGATTTTACCATGGGAAAAAATCACTGGCAGTTCCCAGTACCAGGAGATGCAGGGCATCCCCCTCTACAGCCTCCTGCACAAGTGGGCCAACAGGCAGTTTCTCATCGACAAGGATTTCAACATGACCCTActtccccaccctcagccccaacTTTCTGACAGCCCAACCTCCGACCATTGA